The following are encoded together in the Acanthochromis polyacanthus isolate Apoly-LR-REF ecotype Palm Island chromosome 14, KAUST_Apoly_ChrSc, whole genome shotgun sequence genome:
- the phf11 gene encoding piggyBac transposable element-derived protein 4 isoform X32: MHRRSKVFCALCQRSEETKITGALSTKDEVTAHEHCLLFSSGICCESSPEVDDLFGFSVEDVLDEVERGDKLICHYCKKKGATAGCEVKRCKKSYHYPCAVQDGAKTIEDEQNGCYGLYCLKHYSQQQSNSTAGSPSVHSNDSSSSGRTIRTARKRPLSESEKQEESPSKRRTGDWNGMVSADPSDSAENETKPESEIILPLKSDLDESANNVPEDQAIRQSDEPRKDKLEEDGEVSPIDSEAEEFLLEGKDITLDIPSSQSDEDWEPSTAGVHGQEDSTSGEEETIPLTPAKSPKRCSGRGRGRGRGRGERRRTSPSPIDQASTSGERWNDVDVPDIEPPQIIFCPNRTPGPQLIMTENYTPVKLFQLFFSNDVLLTIVKNTNEHGSAHYSTPSKPWTNIDLQDMFSFISVLIYMGVVKCSSYTDYWRGSNLYSLQFPKRVMAGRKFLRMIWALHLNSAAMDAENEGRRGTAAFDRLGKIKPLYDEMREACKRNYHPNQEIAIDERMVASKARIGLKQYMKSKPVRWGYKLFVLADSKAGYTWDFFVYEGKSTVNTGKGIRYESVMELLKPQLLGTGYKLFVDNFYTSTTLFQDLLKMKVWACGTIRSNLIGFPRTTENSLDSKSHRGSVRWIRKDSLLFVQWRDTRDVSLCSTFHRAHTGETIKRRVRSADGQWEVKDITLPPVVKDYNQHMGGVDLSDALIQFYKVLHKTRKWYKTFFYHFVDIAIVNAFLIHKELAMAKGQVPMNQKAFRETLAEDLAMMGSAPPNKPVRGPAPAPVPAPAPARAKHHRITYISGDSTAGRLKCKNCRKKTPVKCATCDVSLCFLAGRDCYNDWHVANKFWK, from the exons ATGCATCGTAGGAGCAAAGTGTTTTGTGCACTTTGCCAGCGGTCCGAAGAGACGAAGATAACCGGAGCCTTGTCGACTAAAGACGAAGTCACCGCTCATGAGCACTGTTTG ttgttttcttctggTATTTGTTGCGAGAGTTCACCGGAGGTTGACGACCTGTTCGGTTTCTCCGTAGAGGATGTGTTAGATGAAGTGGAACGAGGAGACAAACTG ATTTGCCACTATTGTAAGAAAAAGGGTGCCACTGCTGGGTGTGAAGTCAAACGCTGCAAGAAGTCCTACCATTACCCATGTGCTGTTCAGGATGGAGCCAAGACAATAGAGGATGAACAGAATGGATGTTATGG CCTGTACTGCTTGAAACACTACAGCCAGCAACAGA GTAATTCTACAGCAGGCAGTCCGTCTGTGCACAGCAATGACAGCAGCTCATCCGGCAGGACGATACGCACTGCTCGCAAG AGACCATTGAGTGAGAGTGAGAA GCAGGAGGAGAGCCCCTCCAAACGTAGAACTGGAGACTGGAATGGGATGGTATCAGCTGATCCTTCAGATTCAG CTGAGAATGAAACTAAGCCTGAAAGTGAGATAATCCTCCCTTTAAAGTCTGATTTAGATGAAAGTGCAAACAATGTTCCAGAGGACCAG GCCATCAG ACAAAGTGATGAACCCAGAAAAGACAAGCTGGAGGAGGACGGTGAAGTGTCGCCTATCGACTCAGAAGCAGAGGAATTTCTTTTAGAGGGGAAAGACATCACACTCGATAT CCCATCATCACAGTCTGATGAAGACTGGGAGCCAAGCACAGCAGGGGTCCACGGGCAAGAGGACAGTACCTCTGGAGAAGAGGAGACCATTCCCCTAACTCCAGCCAAAAGTCCGAAGAGGTGTAGTGGTAGAGGAAGGGGAAGGGGAAGGGGGaggggagaaagaagaagaacaagccCAAGCCCCATTGACCAAGCCAGCACATCGGGGGAGAGGTGGAATGATGTGGATGTTCCTGACATAGAGCCACCACAGATAATCTTTTGTCCTAACCGCACCCCAGGACCCCAGCTCATCatgacagaaaattacacaCCTGTCAAACTTTTCCAGCTCTTTTTCAGTAACGATGTTTTGCTTACCAttgtgaaaaacacaaatgaacatGGCTCTGCGCATTACTCCACGCCCTCAAAGCCATGGACAAACATTGACTTACAGGATATGTTTTCCTTCATATCAGTGTTGATTTACATGGGTGTGGTGAAGTGCTCATCCTATACAGATTACTGGCGGGGGAGTAATCTGTACAGTTTACAATTTCCGAAAAGAGTCATGGCAGGACGGAAGTTCCTGAGAATGATCTGGGCGCTCCATCTCAACAGTGCGGCAATGGATGCTGAGAATGAGGGGAGAAGAGGCACTGCAGCCTTTGATCGTCTCGGAAAAATAAAGCCCCTATATGATGAAATGAGGGAGGCCTGCAAGAGAAACTATCATCCAAACCAGGAGATTGCCATTGATGAGAGGATGGTTGCTTCAAAAGCGAGGATTGGACTGAAACAGTACATGAAGAGCAAGCCTGTGCGATGGGGCTACAAACTTTTTGTCTTGGCAGACTCCAAGGCTGGATATACCTGGGACTTCTTTGTCTATGAGGGAAAGTCAACAGTTAACACAGGGAAAGGAATTCGTTATGAGTCGGTAATGGAGCTGCTAAAGCCCCAGTTGCTGGGCACAGGCTACAAGCTCTTCGTGGACAACTTCTACACCAGTACCACACTCTTTCAAGACCTGCTAAAGATGAAGGTCTGGGCATGCGGCACCATTCGGTCAAATCTGATCGGGTTTCCCAGAACCACAGAGAACAGCCTGGATTCCAAGTCTCACCGTGGCAGTGTGAGATGGATCAGGAAGGACTCCCTCCTCTTTGTTCAGTGGAGAGACACTAGGGATGTCTCCCTCTGCTCGACATTCCACCGAGCACACACAGGGGAGACTATCAAACGGCGAGTCCGGAGTGCAGATGGGCAGTGGGAAGTGAAAGACATCACCCTTCCGCCAGTGGTCAAAGACTACAACCA GCACATGGGTGGAGTGGACCTGTCGGATGCCCTCATCCAGTTCTACAAGGTCCTCCACAAAACCAGGAAATGGTACAAGAcattcttttatcattttgtggaCATCGCCATCGTGAATGCCTTTCTCATCCACAAGGAGCTCGCCATGGCTAAAGGACAGGTGCCGATGAACCAGAAAGCATTTAGGGAGACCCTTGCAGAGGACCTGGCAATGATGGGTTCTGCCCCCCCAAACAAGCCGGTCCGAGgccctgctcctgctcctgttcctgctcctgctcctgctcgGGCTAAACATCACAGGATAACGTATATTAGTGGGGACAGCACTGCCGGCCGGCTAAAGTGCAAAAACTGCCGCAAGAAGACACCCGTGAAGTGTGCTACCTGTGATGTTTCACTTTGCTTCCTGGCTGGACGGGATTGCTACAATGACTGGCATGTTGCCAACAAATTTTGGAAGTAG
- the phf11 gene encoding piggyBac transposable element-derived protein 4 isoform X30: MSRDRFEAILWSLHLSSREDDEENDCASQQKKKTALHSGIMASDSSCMMILQEESPSKRRTGDWNGMVSADPSDSAENETKPESEIILPLKSDLDESANNVPEDQFLHLSTMTQAIRQEESPSKRRTGDWNGMVSADPSDSAENETKPESDIILPLKSDLDESADSVSEDQFLHLSTVTQAIRQEESPSKRRTGDWNGMVSADPSDSAENETKPESEIILPLKSDLDESANNVPEDQFLHLPTVTQAIRQSDEPRKDKLEEDGEVSPIDSEAEEFLLEGKDITLDIPSSQSDEDWEPSTAGVHGQEDSTSGEEETIPLTPAKSPKRCSGRGRGRGRGRGERRRTSPSPIDQASTSGERWNDVDVPDIEPPQIIFCPNRTPGPQLIMTENYTPVKLFQLFFSNDVLLTIVKNTNEHGSAHYSTPSKPWTNIDLQDMFSFISVLIYMGVVKCSSYTDYWRGSNLYSLQFPKRVMAGRKFLRMIWALHLNSAAMDAENEGRRGTAAFDRLGKIKPLYDEMREACKRNYHPNQEIAIDERMVASKARIGLKQYMKSKPVRWGYKLFVLADSKAGYTWDFFVYEGKSTVNTGKGIRYESVMELLKPQLLGTGYKLFVDNFYTSTTLFQDLLKMKVWACGTIRSNLIGFPRTTENSLDSKSHRGSVRWIRKDSLLFVQWRDTRDVSLCSTFHRAHTGETIKRRVRSADGQWEVKDITLPPVVKDYNQHMGGVDLSDALIQFYKVLHKTRKWYKTFFYHFVDIAIVNAFLIHKELAMAKGQVPMNQKAFRETLAEDLAMMGSAPPNKPVRGPAPAPVPAPAPARAKHHRITYISGDSTAGRLKCKNCRKKTPVKCATCDVSLCFLAGRDCYNDWHVANKFWK; the protein is encoded by the exons ATGTCCCGGGACCGGTTTGAGGCCATCCTGTGGTCATTGCACCTCAGTAGTCGTGAGGATGATGAGGAGAATGACTGTGcctcacagcaaaaaaaaaaaactgctttgcaCAGTGGCATCATGGCCAGTGATTCATCTTGCATGATGATTct GCAGGAGGAGAGCCCCTCCAAACGTAGAACTGGAGACTGGAATGGGATGGTATCAGCTGATCCTTCAGATTCAG CTGAGAATGAAACTAAGCCTGAAAGTGAGATAATCCTCCCTTTAAAGTCTGATTTAGATGAAAGTGCAAACAATGTTCCAGAGGACCAG TTTCTGCATTTGTCAACCATGACTCAGGCCATCAG GCAGGAGGAGAGCCCCTCCAAACGTAGAACTGGAGACTGGAATGGGATGGTATCAGCTGATCCTTCAGATTCAG CTGAGAATGAAACTAAGCCTGAAAGTGACATAATCCTCCCTTTAAAGTCTGATTTAGATGAAAGTGCAGACAGTGTTTCAGAGGACCAG TTTCTGCATTTGTCAACCGTGACTCAGGCCATCAG GCAGGAGGAGAGCCCCTCCAAACGTAGAACTGGAGACTGGAATGGGATGGTATCAGCTGATCCTTCAGATTCAG CTGAGAATGAAACTAAGCCTGAAAGTGAGATAATCCTCCCTTTAAAGTCTGATTTAGATGAAAGTGCAAACAATGTTCCAGAGGACCAG TTTCTGCATTTGCCAACCGTGACTCAGGCCATCAG ACAAAGTGATGAACCCAGAAAAGACAAGCTGGAGGAGGACGGTGAAGTGTCGCCTATCGACTCAGAAGCAGAGGAATTTCTTTTAGAGGGGAAAGACATCACACTCGATAT CCCATCATCACAGTCTGATGAAGACTGGGAGCCAAGCACAGCAGGGGTCCACGGGCAAGAGGACAGTACCTCTGGAGAAGAGGAGACCATTCCCCTAACTCCAGCCAAAAGTCCGAAGAGGTGTAGTGGTAGAGGAAGGGGAAGGGGAAGGGGGaggggagaaagaagaagaacaagccCAAGCCCCATTGACCAAGCCAGCACATCGGGGGAGAGGTGGAATGATGTGGATGTTCCTGACATAGAGCCACCACAGATAATCTTTTGTCCTAACCGCACCCCAGGACCCCAGCTCATCatgacagaaaattacacaCCTGTCAAACTTTTCCAGCTCTTTTTCAGTAACGATGTTTTGCTTACCAttgtgaaaaacacaaatgaacatGGCTCTGCGCATTACTCCACGCCCTCAAAGCCATGGACAAACATTGACTTACAGGATATGTTTTCCTTCATATCAGTGTTGATTTACATGGGTGTGGTGAAGTGCTCATCCTATACAGATTACTGGCGGGGGAGTAATCTGTACAGTTTACAATTTCCGAAAAGAGTCATGGCAGGACGGAAGTTCCTGAGAATGATCTGGGCGCTCCATCTCAACAGTGCGGCAATGGATGCTGAGAATGAGGGGAGAAGAGGCACTGCAGCCTTTGATCGTCTCGGAAAAATAAAGCCCCTATATGATGAAATGAGGGAGGCCTGCAAGAGAAACTATCATCCAAACCAGGAGATTGCCATTGATGAGAGGATGGTTGCTTCAAAAGCGAGGATTGGACTGAAACAGTACATGAAGAGCAAGCCTGTGCGATGGGGCTACAAACTTTTTGTCTTGGCAGACTCCAAGGCTGGATATACCTGGGACTTCTTTGTCTATGAGGGAAAGTCAACAGTTAACACAGGGAAAGGAATTCGTTATGAGTCGGTAATGGAGCTGCTAAAGCCCCAGTTGCTGGGCACAGGCTACAAGCTCTTCGTGGACAACTTCTACACCAGTACCACACTCTTTCAAGACCTGCTAAAGATGAAGGTCTGGGCATGCGGCACCATTCGGTCAAATCTGATCGGGTTTCCCAGAACCACAGAGAACAGCCTGGATTCCAAGTCTCACCGTGGCAGTGTGAGATGGATCAGGAAGGACTCCCTCCTCTTTGTTCAGTGGAGAGACACTAGGGATGTCTCCCTCTGCTCGACATTCCACCGAGCACACACAGGGGAGACTATCAAACGGCGAGTCCGGAGTGCAGATGGGCAGTGGGAAGTGAAAGACATCACCCTTCCGCCAGTGGTCAAAGACTACAACCA GCACATGGGTGGAGTGGACCTGTCGGATGCCCTCATCCAGTTCTACAAGGTCCTCCACAAAACCAGGAAATGGTACAAGAcattcttttatcattttgtggaCATCGCCATCGTGAATGCCTTTCTCATCCACAAGGAGCTCGCCATGGCTAAAGGACAGGTGCCGATGAACCAGAAAGCATTTAGGGAGACCCTTGCAGAGGACCTGGCAATGATGGGTTCTGCCCCCCCAAACAAGCCGGTCCGAGgccctgctcctgctcctgttcctgctcctgctcctgctcgGGCTAAACATCACAGGATAACGTATATTAGTGGGGACAGCACTGCCGGCCGGCTAAAGTGCAAAAACTGCCGCAAGAAGACACCCGTGAAGTGTGCTACCTGTGATGTTTCACTTTGCTTCCTGGCTGGACGGGATTGCTACAATGACTGGCATGTTGCCAACAAATTTTGGAAGTAG
- the phf11 gene encoding piggyBac transposable element-derived protein 4 isoform X33, protein MLWPVLLETLQPATEQEESPSKRRTGDWNGMVSADPSDSAENETKPESEIILPLKSDLDESANNVPEDQFLHLSTMTQAIRQEESPSKRRTGDWNGMVSADPSDSAENETKPESDIILPLKSDLDESADSVSEDQFLHLSTVTQAIRQEESPSKRRTGDWNGMVSADPSDSAENETKPESEIILPLKSDLDESANNVPEDQFLHLPTVTQAIRQSDEPRKDKLEEDGEVSPIDSEAEEFLLEGKDITLDIPSSQSDEDWEPSTAGVHGQEDSTSGEEETIPLTPAKSPKRCSGRGRGRGRGRGERRRTSPSPIDQASTSGERWNDVDVPDIEPPQIIFCPNRTPGPQLIMTENYTPVKLFQLFFSNDVLLTIVKNTNEHGSAHYSTPSKPWTNIDLQDMFSFISVLIYMGVVKCSSYTDYWRGSNLYSLQFPKRVMAGRKFLRMIWALHLNSAAMDAENEGRRGTAAFDRLGKIKPLYDEMREACKRNYHPNQEIAIDERMVASKARIGLKQYMKSKPVRWGYKLFVLADSKAGYTWDFFVYEGKSTVNTGKGIRYESVMELLKPQLLGTGYKLFVDNFYTSTTLFQDLLKMKVWACGTIRSNLIGFPRTTENSLDSKSHRGSVRWIRKDSLLFVQWRDTRDVSLCSTFHRAHTGETIKRRVRSADGQWEVKDITLPPVVKDYNQHMGGVDLSDALIQFYKVLHKTRKWYKTFFYHFVDIAIVNAFLIHKELAMAKGQVPMNQKAFRETLAEDLAMMGSAPPNKPVRGPAPAPVPAPAPARAKHHRITYISGDSTAGRLKCKNCRKKTPVKCATCDVSLCFLAGRDCYNDWHVANKFWK, encoded by the exons ATGTTATGG CCTGTACTGCTTGAAACACTACAGCCAGCAACAGA GCAGGAGGAGAGCCCCTCCAAACGTAGAACTGGAGACTGGAATGGGATGGTATCAGCTGATCCTTCAGATTCAG CTGAGAATGAAACTAAGCCTGAAAGTGAGATAATCCTCCCTTTAAAGTCTGATTTAGATGAAAGTGCAAACAATGTTCCAGAGGACCAG TTTCTGCATTTGTCAACCATGACTCAGGCCATCAG GCAGGAGGAGAGCCCCTCCAAACGTAGAACTGGAGACTGGAATGGGATGGTATCAGCTGATCCTTCAGATTCAG CTGAGAATGAAACTAAGCCTGAAAGTGACATAATCCTCCCTTTAAAGTCTGATTTAGATGAAAGTGCAGACAGTGTTTCAGAGGACCAG TTTCTGCATTTGTCAACCGTGACTCAGGCCATCAG GCAGGAGGAGAGCCCCTCCAAACGTAGAACTGGAGACTGGAATGGGATGGTATCAGCTGATCCTTCAGATTCAG CTGAGAATGAAACTAAGCCTGAAAGTGAGATAATCCTCCCTTTAAAGTCTGATTTAGATGAAAGTGCAAACAATGTTCCAGAGGACCAG TTTCTGCATTTGCCAACCGTGACTCAGGCCATCAG ACAAAGTGATGAACCCAGAAAAGACAAGCTGGAGGAGGACGGTGAAGTGTCGCCTATCGACTCAGAAGCAGAGGAATTTCTTTTAGAGGGGAAAGACATCACACTCGATAT CCCATCATCACAGTCTGATGAAGACTGGGAGCCAAGCACAGCAGGGGTCCACGGGCAAGAGGACAGTACCTCTGGAGAAGAGGAGACCATTCCCCTAACTCCAGCCAAAAGTCCGAAGAGGTGTAGTGGTAGAGGAAGGGGAAGGGGAAGGGGGaggggagaaagaagaagaacaagccCAAGCCCCATTGACCAAGCCAGCACATCGGGGGAGAGGTGGAATGATGTGGATGTTCCTGACATAGAGCCACCACAGATAATCTTTTGTCCTAACCGCACCCCAGGACCCCAGCTCATCatgacagaaaattacacaCCTGTCAAACTTTTCCAGCTCTTTTTCAGTAACGATGTTTTGCTTACCAttgtgaaaaacacaaatgaacatGGCTCTGCGCATTACTCCACGCCCTCAAAGCCATGGACAAACATTGACTTACAGGATATGTTTTCCTTCATATCAGTGTTGATTTACATGGGTGTGGTGAAGTGCTCATCCTATACAGATTACTGGCGGGGGAGTAATCTGTACAGTTTACAATTTCCGAAAAGAGTCATGGCAGGACGGAAGTTCCTGAGAATGATCTGGGCGCTCCATCTCAACAGTGCGGCAATGGATGCTGAGAATGAGGGGAGAAGAGGCACTGCAGCCTTTGATCGTCTCGGAAAAATAAAGCCCCTATATGATGAAATGAGGGAGGCCTGCAAGAGAAACTATCATCCAAACCAGGAGATTGCCATTGATGAGAGGATGGTTGCTTCAAAAGCGAGGATTGGACTGAAACAGTACATGAAGAGCAAGCCTGTGCGATGGGGCTACAAACTTTTTGTCTTGGCAGACTCCAAGGCTGGATATACCTGGGACTTCTTTGTCTATGAGGGAAAGTCAACAGTTAACACAGGGAAAGGAATTCGTTATGAGTCGGTAATGGAGCTGCTAAAGCCCCAGTTGCTGGGCACAGGCTACAAGCTCTTCGTGGACAACTTCTACACCAGTACCACACTCTTTCAAGACCTGCTAAAGATGAAGGTCTGGGCATGCGGCACCATTCGGTCAAATCTGATCGGGTTTCCCAGAACCACAGAGAACAGCCTGGATTCCAAGTCTCACCGTGGCAGTGTGAGATGGATCAGGAAGGACTCCCTCCTCTTTGTTCAGTGGAGAGACACTAGGGATGTCTCCCTCTGCTCGACATTCCACCGAGCACACACAGGGGAGACTATCAAACGGCGAGTCCGGAGTGCAGATGGGCAGTGGGAAGTGAAAGACATCACCCTTCCGCCAGTGGTCAAAGACTACAACCA GCACATGGGTGGAGTGGACCTGTCGGATGCCCTCATCCAGTTCTACAAGGTCCTCCACAAAACCAGGAAATGGTACAAGAcattcttttatcattttgtggaCATCGCCATCGTGAATGCCTTTCTCATCCACAAGGAGCTCGCCATGGCTAAAGGACAGGTGCCGATGAACCAGAAAGCATTTAGGGAGACCCTTGCAGAGGACCTGGCAATGATGGGTTCTGCCCCCCCAAACAAGCCGGTCCGAGgccctgctcctgctcctgttcctgctcctgctcctgctcgGGCTAAACATCACAGGATAACGTATATTAGTGGGGACAGCACTGCCGGCCGGCTAAAGTGCAAAAACTGCCGCAAGAAGACACCCGTGAAGTGTGCTACCTGTGATGTTTCACTTTGCTTCCTGGCTGGACGGGATTGCTACAATGACTGGCATGTTGCCAACAAATTTTGGAAGTAG
- the phf11 gene encoding uncharacterized protein phf11 isoform X8, whose product MHRRSKVFCALCQRSEETKITGALSTKDEVTAHEHCLLFSSGICCESSPEVDDLFGFSVEDVLDEVERGDKLICHYCKKKGATAGCEVKRCKKSYHYPCAVQDGAKTIEDEQNGCYGLYCLKHYSQQQSNSTAGSPSVHSNDSSSSGRTIRTARKRPLSESEKQEESPSKRRTGDWNGMVSADPSDSAENETKPESDIILPLKSDLDESANSVPEDQFLHLSTVTQAIRQEESPSKRRTGDWNGMVSADPSDSAENETKPESDIILPLKSDLDESADSVSEDQFLHLSTVTQAIRQEESPSKRRTGDWNGMVSADPSDSAENETKPESEIILPLKSDLDESANNVPEDQFLHLPTVTQAIRQSDEPRKDKLEEDGEVSPIDSEAEEFLLEGKDITLDIPSSQSDEDWEPSTAGVHGQEDSTSGEEETIPLTPAKSPKRCSGRGRGRGRGRGERRRTSPSPIDQASTSGERWNDVDVPDIEPPQIIFCPNRTPGPQLIMTENYTPVKLFQLFFSNDVLLTIVKNTNEHGSAHYSTPSKPWTNIDLQDMFSFISVLIYMGVVKCSSYTDYWRGSNLYSLQFPKRVMAGRKFLRMIWALHLNSAAMDAENEGRRGTAAFDRLGKIKPLYDEMREACKRNYHPNQEIAIDERMVASKARIGLKQYMKSKPVRWGYKLFVLADSKAGYTWDFFVYEGKSTVNTGKGIRYESVMELLKPQLLGTGYKLFVDNFYTSTTLFQDLLKMKVWACGTIRSNLIGFPRTTENSLDSKSHRGSVRWIRKDSLLFVQWRDTRDVSLCSTFHRAHTGETIKRRVRSADGQWEVKDITLPPVVKDYNQHMGGVDLSDALIQFYKVLHKTRKWYKTFFYHFVDIAIVNAFLIHKELAMAKGQVPMNQKAFRETLAEDLAMMGSAPPNKPVRGPAPAPVPAPAPARAKHHRITYISGDSTAGRLKCKNCRKKTPVKCATCDVSLCFLAGRDCYNDWHVANKFWK is encoded by the exons ATGCATCGTAGGAGCAAAGTGTTTTGTGCACTTTGCCAGCGGTCCGAAGAGACGAAGATAACCGGAGCCTTGTCGACTAAAGACGAAGTCACCGCTCATGAGCACTGTTTG ttgttttcttctggTATTTGTTGCGAGAGTTCACCGGAGGTTGACGACCTGTTCGGTTTCTCCGTAGAGGATGTGTTAGATGAAGTGGAACGAGGAGACAAACTG ATTTGCCACTATTGTAAGAAAAAGGGTGCCACTGCTGGGTGTGAAGTCAAACGCTGCAAGAAGTCCTACCATTACCCATGTGCTGTTCAGGATGGAGCCAAGACAATAGAGGATGAACAGAATGGATGTTATGG CCTGTACTGCTTGAAACACTACAGCCAGCAACAGA GTAATTCTACAGCAGGCAGTCCGTCTGTGCACAGCAATGACAGCAGCTCATCCGGCAGGACGATACGCACTGCTCGCAAG AGACCATTGAGTGAGAGTGAGAA GCAGGAGGAGAGCCCCTCCAAACGTAGAACTGGAGACTGGAATGGGATGGTATCAGCTGATCCTTCAGATTCAG CTGAGAATGAAACTAAGCCTGAAAGTGACATAATCCTCCCTTTAAAGTCTGATTTAGATGAAAGTGCAAACAGTGTTCCAGAGGACCAG TTTCTGCATTTGTCAACCGTGACTCAGGCCATCAG GCAGGAGGAGAGCCCCTCCAAACGTAGAACTGGAGACTGGAATGGGATGGTATCAGCTGATCCTTCAGATTCAG CTGAGAATGAAACTAAGCCTGAAAGTGACATAATCCTCCCTTTAAAGTCTGATTTAGATGAAAGTGCAGACAGTGTTTCAGAGGACCAG TTTCTGCATTTGTCAACCGTGACTCAGGCCATCAG GCAGGAGGAGAGCCCCTCCAAACGTAGAACTGGAGACTGGAATGGGATGGTATCAGCTGATCCTTCAGATTCAG CTGAGAATGAAACTAAGCCTGAAAGTGAGATAATCCTCCCTTTAAAGTCTGATTTAGATGAAAGTGCAAACAATGTTCCAGAGGACCAG TTTCTGCATTTGCCAACCGTGACTCAGGCCATCAG ACAAAGTGATGAACCCAGAAAAGACAAGCTGGAGGAGGACGGTGAAGTGTCGCCTATCGACTCAGAAGCAGAGGAATTTCTTTTAGAGGGGAAAGACATCACACTCGATAT CCCATCATCACAGTCTGATGAAGACTGGGAGCCAAGCACAGCAGGGGTCCACGGGCAAGAGGACAGTACCTCTGGAGAAGAGGAGACCATTCCCCTAACTCCAGCCAAAAGTCCGAAGAGGTGTAGTGGTAGAGGAAGGGGAAGGGGAAGGGGGaggggagaaagaagaagaacaagccCAAGCCCCATTGACCAAGCCAGCACATCGGGGGAGAGGTGGAATGATGTGGATGTTCCTGACATAGAGCCACCACAGATAATCTTTTGTCCTAACCGCACCCCAGGACCCCAGCTCATCatgacagaaaattacacaCCTGTCAAACTTTTCCAGCTCTTTTTCAGTAACGATGTTTTGCTTACCAttgtgaaaaacacaaatgaacatGGCTCTGCGCATTACTCCACGCCCTCAAAGCCATGGACAAACATTGACTTACAGGATATGTTTTCCTTCATATCAGTGTTGATTTACATGGGTGTGGTGAAGTGCTCATCCTATACAGATTACTGGCGGGGGAGTAATCTGTACAGTTTACAATTTCCGAAAAGAGTCATGGCAGGACGGAAGTTCCTGAGAATGATCTGGGCGCTCCATCTCAACAGTGCGGCAATGGATGCTGAGAATGAGGGGAGAAGAGGCACTGCAGCCTTTGATCGTCTCGGAAAAATAAAGCCCCTATATGATGAAATGAGGGAGGCCTGCAAGAGAAACTATCATCCAAACCAGGAGATTGCCATTGATGAGAGGATGGTTGCTTCAAAAGCGAGGATTGGACTGAAACAGTACATGAAGAGCAAGCCTGTGCGATGGGGCTACAAACTTTTTGTCTTGGCAGACTCCAAGGCTGGATATACCTGGGACTTCTTTGTCTATGAGGGAAAGTCAACAGTTAACACAGGGAAAGGAATTCGTTATGAGTCGGTAATGGAGCTGCTAAAGCCCCAGTTGCTGGGCACAGGCTACAAGCTCTTCGTGGACAACTTCTACACCAGTACCACACTCTTTCAAGACCTGCTAAAGATGAAGGTCTGGGCATGCGGCACCATTCGGTCAAATCTGATCGGGTTTCCCAGAACCACAGAGAACAGCCTGGATTCCAAGTCTCACCGTGGCAGTGTGAGATGGATCAGGAAGGACTCCCTCCTCTTTGTTCAGTGGAGAGACACTAGGGATGTCTCCCTCTGCTCGACATTCCACCGAGCACACACAGGGGAGACTATCAAACGGCGAGTCCGGAGTGCAGATGGGCAGTGGGAAGTGAAAGACATCACCCTTCCGCCAGTGGTCAAAGACTACAACCA GCACATGGGTGGAGTGGACCTGTCGGATGCCCTCATCCAGTTCTACAAGGTCCTCCACAAAACCAGGAAATGGTACAAGAcattcttttatcattttgtggaCATCGCCATCGTGAATGCCTTTCTCATCCACAAGGAGCTCGCCATGGCTAAAGGACAGGTGCCGATGAACCAGAAAGCATTTAGGGAGACCCTTGCAGAGGACCTGGCAATGATGGGTTCTGCCCCCCCAAACAAGCCGGTCCGAGgccctgctcctgctcctgttcctgctcctgctcctgctcgGGCTAAACATCACAGGATAACGTATATTAGTGGGGACAGCACTGCCGGCCGGCTAAAGTGCAAAAACTGCCGCAAGAAGACACCCGTGAAGTGTGCTACCTGTGATGTTTCACTTTGCTTCCTGGCTGGACGGGATTGCTACAATGACTGGCATGTTGCCAACAAATTTTGGAAGTAG